The Tursiops truncatus isolate mTurTru1 chromosome 6, mTurTru1.mat.Y, whole genome shotgun sequence genome includes a window with the following:
- the FOXB2 gene encoding forkhead box protein B2 codes for MPRPGKSSYSDQKPPYSYISLTAMAIQHSAEKMLPLSDIYKFIMERFPYYREHTQRWQNSLRHNLSFNDCFIKIPRRPDQPGKGSFWALHPDCGDMFENGSFLRRRKRFKVLRADHTHLHAGSAKGAPGAGPGGHLHPHHHHHAAAHHHHHHHPPQPPPPQPPPPHMVHYFHQQPPPAPQPPPHLASQPPQQPPQPPQPSHPGKMQEAAAVAAAAAAAAAAAVGSVGRLSQFPPYGLGSAAAAAAAAAAASTSSFKHPFAIENIIGRDYKGVLQAGGLPLASVMHHLGYPVPGQLGNVVSSVWPHVGVMDSVAAATAAAAAAGVPMGPEYGAFGVPVKALCHSASQSLPAVPVPIKPTPALPPVAALPAALAVPAAAQQPPAPSTVCPAAAASPAVSLMEPTPPSAAESKGGSLHSVLVHS; via the coding sequence ATGCCGCGGCCGGGGAAGAGTTCGTACAGCGACCAAAAGCCGCCCTACTCTTACATCTCGCTGACCGCGATGGCCATCCAGCACTCGGCCGAGAAGATGCTGCCTCTGAGCGACATCTACAAGTTCATCATGGAGCGCTTCCCCTACTACCGCGAGCACACGCAGCGTTGGCAGAACAGCCTCCGGCACAACCTCTCCTTCAACGACTGCTTCATCAAGATCCCGCGGCGGCCCGACCAGCCCGGCAAGGGCAGCTTCTGGGCATTGCATCCCGACTGCGGCGACATGTTCGAGAACGGCAGCTTCCTGAGGCGCCGAAAGCGCTTCAAGGTGCTGCGCGCTGACCACACTCACCTGCACGCGGGAAGCGCCAAGGGCGCGCCAGGCGCTGGCCCCGGAGGGCACCTGCACCCGCACCACCACCATCACGCTGCCGcgcaccaccaccatcaccaccacccgcCCCAGCCGCCGCCGccccagccgccgccgccgcacaTGGTGCATTATTTCCACCAGCAGCCGCCTCCGGCTCCGCAGCCGCCGCCGCACCTCGCGTCGCAGCCACCGCAGcagccgccgcagccgccgcagCCGTCTCACCCCGGCAAGATGCAGGAGGCGGCGGCCgtagcggcggcggcggcagcggcggcggcggcggccgtgGGCAGCGTGGGGCGCCTGTCACAGTTCCCGCCCTACGGGCTGGGCTcggccgccgccgctgctgccgccgccgccgctgcgtCCACGTCGAGCTTCAAGCACCCGTTCGCCATCGAAAACATCATAGGTCGGGACTACAAGGGCGTGCTGCAGGCCGGCGGGCTGCCCTTGGCGTCCGTCATGCACCACCTGGGTTATCCCGTGCCGGGCCAGCTCGGCAACGTCGTCAGCTCTGTGTGGCCGCACGTCGGCGTCATGGATTCAGTGGCCGCGGCCAcggccgccgcggccgccgcggGGGTCCCCATGGGCCCGGAGTATGGGGCCTTCGGTGTACCGGTCAAGGCCCTGTGCCACTCGGCAAGCCAGAGCCTGCCTGCGGTGCCCGTGCCCATCAAGCCGACTCCTGCGCTGCCACCGGTGGCCGCGCTGCCCGCAGCGCTCGCTGTCCCCGCGGCCGCACAGCAGCCGCCGGCACCGTCCACCGTGTGCCCGGCGGCCGCCGCCTCACCCGCCGTCTCTCTGATGGAGCCCACCCCTCCGAGTGCGGCCGAGAGCAAAGGCGGCTCTCTGCACTCGGTGCTGGTGCATTCTTAG